Proteins co-encoded in one Cyanobacteriota bacterium genomic window:
- a CDS encoding alpha/beta hydrolase produces MLFITNRVLNEGLTPMQNGVPRLPRPVSFNLSNNQAEQSVYFCRRNSKDNYTEIGSQALLTELKNANTQELLFYLHGYSNLPEPTIFPKTQELQRLFDQKSPNYVLVVPIIWPCDNDMGMVKDYFDDQITADASAFAFARLIQKFLAWRERNSTTQIPCTKRINILAHSMGNRVLRGTLARAVQYYQLGGIPFLFRNIFMVAADIVNHALEPGQEGQYIPHSARNVVVYYAADDLALRASKVANLKNAVASRRLGHTGPEKLENTPDNVYAIDCADFNSVYDRPLGHGYFASNPQGGAGLLFNHMWHCIKTGRVPTRPPTSRTAILQREFW; encoded by the coding sequence ATGCTGTTTATCACCAATCGCGTCTTAAACGAAGGGCTAACCCCGATGCAGAATGGGGTTCCCAGGTTGCCACGGCCAGTCAGCTTTAACCTTAGCAATAATCAAGCTGAGCAATCTGTTTACTTTTGTCGGCGCAACAGCAAAGATAACTACACAGAAATAGGATCCCAAGCATTATTGACAGAATTGAAAAATGCCAATACCCAGGAACTGTTGTTTTACCTGCATGGCTATTCCAACCTGCCAGAGCCAACTATTTTTCCCAAGACGCAGGAACTACAGCGGTTGTTTGACCAGAAGTCTCCTAATTACGTCTTAGTAGTGCCCATCATTTGGCCCTGTGATAATGACATGGGCATGGTGAAAGACTACTTTGATGACCAAATTACTGCCGATGCTAGCGCATTTGCTTTTGCCCGGTTAATTCAGAAATTTTTGGCTTGGCGAGAGCGAAATAGTACTACACAAATTCCTTGCACTAAACGCATCAACATCTTGGCTCACTCTATGGGCAATCGAGTCTTGCGCGGCACCTTAGCACGGGCAGTGCAATACTATCAGCTAGGTGGCATTCCTTTTCTGTTTCGCAATATTTTTATGGTAGCGGCTGATATCGTTAACCACGCATTAGAACCAGGACAAGAGGGACAGTATATTCCTCACTCAGCTCGCAATGTAGTGGTGTATTATGCAGCCGATGATTTGGCACTACGCGCTAGTAAGGTAGCTAACCTCAAGAATGCAGTTGCCTCGCGACGGTTAGGCCACACTGGCCCCGAAAAGCTGGAGAATACTCCCGATAACGTCTACGCGATCGACTGTGCAGACTTTAACAGTGTCTACGATCGTCCGCTTGGACATGGCTACTTTGCTAGCAATCCCCAAGGCGGCGCGGGGTTGTTGTTCAATCATATGTGGCACTGTATCAAAACTGGTCGGGTGCCCACACGACCACCCACTTCGCGCACAGCCATCCTCCAACGAGAATTTTGGTGA